The Terriglobia bacterium DNA window CAACTCGATGATCTGCTCCGGCGCGGGAACCACCGGATTATTCTGAGGGCTGCCGGATTCCAGCGCATCGTTCGCCATCTTCGGCAGGACCGCTTGAAACTTCTCCTTGTCCCCGCCACAGCAATCGCGCAGGCGGGGCACCTTGAGATCATCGTTAAGTTGATCGAGCCAGTCCGAAAGCGCTTCGCAGGCAGCCTCGTCCGCGGATCTGGCCGGAGCGATCTGCATCGCGCGCGCCAGTTCCGCATAGCGGGCAGTGGCTCCCGTCCACGAGAATCGGGTCACGGCGGGCAATAGAACCGAATTCGACAGGCCGTGCGGAAGTTTGAAAACCAGGCCAAGAGGACGGCTCATGCCGTGAACCAGGCAAACGCTGGAATTGGTGAACGCAAGACCGCCCTGGAGCGCCGCGACCGACATGGCTTCGCGTGCCGTGGTATTGCCGGGATCGTCCCAGGCCTTTCGAAGATTGGCGTGAATTTTGCTGACGCACGACAGGGCGACGGGATCGGTCAGCGAATTCGCTTTACGTGAGACGTACGCTTCGATTCCATGCGTCAGCGCATCCACTCCGACGTGCGCCGTCAGCGGTTTCGGCATCGACATCGTCAGTTCATAATCGACGATTGCCGCCGCCGGCATCAATTTCGCGTCGAGGATCATCATCTTTACATGGCGCGTTGTATCGGTAATGACGGCAACCTTGGTG harbors:
- a CDS encoding iron-containing alcohol dehydrogenase; the protein is MTARFDSPKAIVTGGGSRLQAPELMASLQAHGALVVVDPFFVNAEFVNEIRGGLKGKGIATAVFTNFQPDPTDQNVMAGAEAFRACSADSIIAIGGGSALDVAKMIGIAVTNAGPLSRFQGYHKIPNPGPPLIAIPTTAGTGSEATKVAVITDTTRHVKMMILDAKLMPAAAIVDYELTMSMPKPLTAHVGVDALTHGIEAYVSRKANSLTDPVALSCVSKIHANLRKAWDDPGNTTAREAMSVAALQGGLAFTNSSVCLVHGMSRPLGLVFKLPHGLSNSVLLPAVTRFSWTGATARYAELARAMQIAPARSADEAACEALSDWLDQLNDDLKVPRLRDCCGGDKEKFQAVLPKMANDALESGSPQNNPVVPAPEQIIELFEQAW